A stretch of the Litorilinea aerophila genome encodes the following:
- a CDS encoding succinate dehydrogenase/fumarate reductase iron-sulfur subunit, giving the protein MKFKLRIWRQKNAQSQGRFVDYELDGVSPDSSFLEMLDLLNQKLILEGEEPVAFDHDCREGICGMCGMMINGVAHGPKAAITTCQLHMRTFKDGDTIVIEPWRARAFPVVKDLVVDRSAFDRIIQAGGYISVSTGSAPEANAIPVPKKTADMAMDAATCIGCGACVAACPNSSAMLFTAAKVAHLNSLPQGQAERYDRAVLMVEAMDREGFGGCTNIGECEAVCPKEISLDFIAMLNRDLLIGTLKGAGQR; this is encoded by the coding sequence ATGAAATTTAAGTTGCGGATCTGGCGGCAGAAGAATGCCCAGTCCCAAGGCCGATTCGTGGACTATGAGCTGGACGGCGTCAGCCCCGACTCGTCCTTCCTGGAGATGTTGGACCTGTTGAACCAGAAGCTGATCCTGGAAGGCGAAGAGCCGGTGGCCTTCGACCACGACTGCCGGGAAGGCATCTGCGGCATGTGCGGCATGATGATCAACGGCGTGGCCCACGGGCCCAAGGCGGCCATCACCACTTGCCAGCTCCACATGCGCACCTTCAAGGACGGCGACACCATCGTGATCGAGCCCTGGCGGGCTCGGGCCTTCCCCGTGGTCAAAGACCTGGTGGTGGATCGCAGTGCCTTCGATCGCATCATCCAGGCCGGTGGCTACATCTCCGTCTCCACGGGCAGCGCACCCGAGGCCAACGCCATCCCCGTCCCCAAAAAGACGGCGGACATGGCCATGGATGCGGCGACCTGTATCGGCTGTGGCGCCTGCGTGGCGGCCTGCCCCAATTCCTCGGCCATGCTCTTCACCGCAGCCAAGGTGGCCCACCTGAACTCCCTGCCCCAGGGGCAGGCAGAGCGGTACGACCGGGCTGTGCTCATGGTGGAGGCCATGGATCGGGAGGGCTTCGGCGGCTGCACCAACATCGGCGAGTGTGAGGCCGTCTGCCCCAAGGAGATCAGCCTGGACTTCATCGCCATGCTGAACCGGGACCTGCTGATCGGCACCTTGAAGGGGGCGGGCCAGCGTTAG
- a CDS encoding serine/threonine-protein kinase — MEHWSGGYPTRPGQEPLRKLGAYEMEAVLGQGAVATVYRARWKNQRTVAIKVLHPAAAAQPHIREALFREYRILSRLHHPGIVQALDAGEMEGRIYLAMELIEGENLDSFLARVKSMGEEAAIDITRQMADALHHIHEHQIVHRDIKPGNVILTRLSRAILFDFGAALDLRAVRDEDFQGLFGTPSFVAPEQIRGDRTIDGRADLYSLGVVLYRMVTGRRPFYGSRSEVLEAHLHKPPPPPSQFTYITPELEQIILKALAKDPADRFQTGAELSAALAAVKLVPPPRSDLSQRLLGWLRDAVNP; from the coding sequence ATGGAACACTGGAGCGGCGGATATCCCACCAGGCCCGGCCAGGAGCCGCTGCGCAAGCTGGGCGCCTACGAGATGGAGGCGGTGCTGGGCCAGGGCGCCGTCGCCACTGTCTACCGCGCCCGCTGGAAGAATCAGCGCACCGTGGCCATCAAGGTCCTGCATCCTGCCGCCGCCGCTCAGCCCCACATCCGAGAGGCTCTGTTCCGGGAGTATCGCATCCTCTCCCGCCTCCACCACCCGGGCATTGTCCAGGCCCTGGACGCCGGCGAAATGGAGGGGCGCATCTACCTGGCCATGGAGCTCATCGAGGGCGAAAACCTGGATTCCTTCCTGGCCCGGGTCAAGAGCATGGGCGAGGAGGCGGCCATCGACATCACCCGCCAGATGGCCGACGCGCTTCACCACATCCACGAACACCAGATTGTGCACCGGGACATCAAGCCCGGCAACGTCATCCTCACCCGGTTGAGCCGGGCCATCCTCTTCGACTTTGGCGCGGCCTTGGACCTGCGGGCCGTGCGGGACGAGGATTTCCAGGGCCTCTTCGGCACGCCCTCCTTCGTTGCGCCCGAGCAGATTCGCGGCGACCGTACCATCGACGGCCGGGCCGACCTCTACTCCCTGGGCGTGGTCCTCTACCGCATGGTGACCGGTCGCCGTCCCTTCTACGGCAGCCGGTCCGAAGTCCTGGAGGCCCACCTCCACAAGCCGCCGCCGCCCCCCTCCCAGTTCACCTACATCACCCCGGAGCTGGAACAGATCATCCTCAAGGCCCTGGCCAAGGATCCGGCTGACCGCTTCCAGACGGGCGCGGAGCTGAGCGCAGCCCTGGCCGCGGTGAAGCTGGTCCCCCCGCCCCGTTCCGACCTCTCCCAGCGGCTCCTGGGTTGGCTGCGGGATGCGGTCAATCCATAA
- a CDS encoding ammonium transporter produces the protein MWIRRFVRAVPLALLLSLVAVKAYAQDEISTNEIAYALDNIVLLLAAVLVIFMQAGFALVEAGFNSAKNAINIMFKNLMDFSAGVLIFWLIGYSLMYGNALIPGLVGWSGLGISATPPDPVAGNLNPQVDWLFQAAFAATAATIVSGAVAGRIKVSGYLVYSVIITAFIYPISGFWQWGGGWLSALGFHDFAGSLVVHSVGGFAGLAGAMVLGPRIGRFAKDEDPSLFPHNYTIATLGVFILWIGWYGFNPGSQLAFAGAANTDAVMLIAVNTTLAAGAGAVAAMIYSWLRMGKPSLGHTLNGALAGLVGITANCDAVTNLEGIIIGIVAGVLVCLGMELLERLKIDDPVGAWPVHGLCGIWGGVATGIFGGYNLGVQILGSVAIPLWAFVTCFILFSILKALNILRVSPEEEQTGLDLTEHGAAAYGVPLAMASAAGDD, from the coding sequence ATGTGGATCAGACGTTTTGTACGGGCCGTTCCCCTGGCTTTGCTCTTGAGCCTGGTGGCCGTGAAAGCATACGCGCAGGACGAGATCTCCACCAACGAGATTGCCTACGCCCTTGACAACATCGTGCTGTTGTTGGCAGCGGTCCTGGTCATCTTCATGCAGGCCGGCTTTGCCCTGGTCGAGGCGGGCTTCAACTCGGCCAAGAATGCCATCAACATCATGTTCAAAAACCTGATGGATTTCTCCGCCGGCGTGCTGATCTTCTGGCTGATTGGCTACAGCCTCATGTACGGCAACGCCCTGATTCCGGGGCTGGTGGGCTGGTCTGGCCTGGGCATCAGCGCCACGCCGCCGGATCCGGTGGCCGGCAACTTGAACCCCCAGGTGGACTGGCTCTTCCAGGCTGCCTTTGCTGCCACGGCCGCGACCATTGTGTCCGGTGCCGTAGCAGGGCGTATCAAAGTCTCCGGCTATCTGGTTTACAGCGTGATCATCACGGCGTTCATCTACCCCATCAGCGGCTTCTGGCAGTGGGGTGGTGGCTGGCTGTCGGCCCTGGGCTTCCATGACTTTGCCGGCTCGCTGGTGGTCCACAGCGTGGGTGGCTTTGCCGGCCTGGCGGGCGCCATGGTGTTGGGTCCCCGCATTGGCCGCTTTGCCAAGGACGAAGATCCCAGCCTCTTCCCCCACAACTACACCATCGCCACCCTGGGCGTCTTCATCCTGTGGATAGGCTGGTACGGCTTCAACCCCGGCAGCCAGCTGGCCTTCGCCGGCGCCGCCAACACCGACGCCGTCATGCTGATCGCGGTCAACACCACCCTGGCCGCCGGTGCCGGCGCCGTGGCCGCCATGATCTACTCCTGGCTGCGCATGGGTAAACCATCCCTGGGCCACACCCTGAACGGTGCCCTGGCTGGCCTGGTGGGCATCACCGCCAACTGTGATGCGGTCACCAACCTGGAAGGCATCATCATCGGCATCGTGGCCGGCGTGCTGGTCTGCCTGGGCATGGAGCTGCTGGAACGGCTGAAGATCGACGACCCGGTGGGCGCCTGGCCGGTCCATGGCCTGTGCGGCATCTGGGGCGGCGTGGCCACCGGCATCTTCGGCGGCTACAACCTGGGCGTCCAGATCCTGGGTTCCGTGGCCATTCCCCTGTGGGCCTTTGTGACCTGCTTCATCCTCTTCAGCATTCTGAAGGCGCTGAACATCCTGCGGGTGTCGCCCGAAGAGGAGCAGACGGGCCTGGACCTGACGGAGCACGGCGCAGCCGCCTACGGCGTGCCCCTGGCCATGGCCTCCGCCGCCGGCGACGACTAG
- a CDS encoding DUF72 domain-containing protein encodes MAEAHLYLGTSSWHFDAWRGVFYPENASRSDYLAYYATQFNSVEVNTSFYGLPRAATVAAWLESVPPGFTFSLKFPRSISHERQLEGADEETRAFLDLLRELGPAAGVGLLQLPPQFTRARLGRRLATYLEWLAAVAEGLRIAVEVRARDLMTPAFARFLAQRGLALALTDWAGTPDLFDLWEAARLEAGEDAPGFALIRWIGDQRNGPRGDRERSAPREEDLARWAGRVHQLYQAGITVFGYMHNPYEGHSPASVRRLQALLAERMALPPWPPQPPPPVQGSLGF; translated from the coding sequence ATGGCTGAGGCACATCTGTACCTGGGTACTTCTTCGTGGCATTTCGACGCCTGGCGCGGGGTCTTCTATCCCGAGAACGCCTCCCGCAGCGACTATCTGGCCTACTATGCCACCCAGTTTAACTCGGTGGAGGTCAACACCTCCTTCTACGGCCTGCCCCGGGCTGCCACTGTGGCCGCCTGGCTGGAGAGCGTGCCGCCCGGCTTCACCTTTTCCCTCAAGTTTCCCCGCAGCATCAGCCACGAACGCCAGCTGGAAGGGGCCGATGAGGAGACGCGGGCCTTTCTGGACCTCTTGCGGGAGCTGGGGCCCGCGGCCGGCGTGGGCCTGCTCCAGTTGCCGCCCCAGTTCACCCGGGCGCGCCTGGGCCGCCGCCTGGCCACCTACCTGGAGTGGCTGGCCGCCGTGGCTGAAGGTCTCCGCATCGCGGTGGAGGTGCGGGCCCGGGACCTGATGACCCCTGCCTTTGCCCGCTTTTTGGCCCAGCGGGGCCTGGCCCTGGCCCTGACCGACTGGGCCGGCACCCCGGACCTTTTCGACCTGTGGGAAGCGGCTCGCCTGGAGGCCGGGGAGGACGCGCCCGGCTTCGCCCTCATCCGCTGGATCGGTGACCAGCGCAACGGTCCCCGGGGAGACCGGGAACGCAGCGCCCCCCGGGAGGAGGATCTGGCCCGCTGGGCCGGACGGGTGCACCAGTTGTACCAGGCCGGCATCACCGTCTTCGGCTATATGCACAATCCCTACGAGGGCCATTCTCCGGCCAGTGTGCGGCGATTGCAGGCCCTGCTGGCGGAGCGGATGGCCCTGCCTCCATGGCCGCCGCAGCCACCGCCGCCGGTGCAGGGCTCCCTCGGGTTTTGA
- a CDS encoding DUF6909 family protein, whose translation MDRTTPVAHNEEIELYIRTYYSLLRSSGAIRVRSLEETHAAMNSSLHQQADSPELDVSALVYCALRLPDCVPYASLILMGQMEDVFHREGYQVERWQPVRARARRRKFYFNQEQGLLAAFIASVSDIDDLIPCLTTFQIEWNKLHQKLNSGELGMRLRQMDIDDEYPPMSLLEEVRHALNLSSGDFARLGQIWPGRQLVHNLQRAASTRLDLRIQVLGSGLSDYRRSVQYWWRKIEEACAHLQLADQPIYFVSSNVHSLVNLVSGVAQELQDELVEFVRRENPEDLWQEYQELSDGEPGVLANFFYYVSRLYLNGRGRKEKLLERVAQREKRAGIIRISDPHCLDVEAQVIQISRLRRKRMDPRLQIFSDEEWELLKGSDALIFNIDYPLGMAAYHIFSQVSTAVDRILGVYILGKAATLNGRVGDVMIPNVVYDEHSRNSYLFRNCFTAQDVAPFLAYGTVFDNQKAVTVRGTILQNRNFMHVFYEEGYTDIEMEAGPYLSGIYEDIYPKRYPVDEIVNLFINAPYDIGLLHYASDTPISRRQTLLSKSLSYFGVDATYATSVAVLRRILSQEIERQRRLQRERPPVAEAMSTV comes from the coding sequence ATGGATCGGACGACACCGGTTGCCCACAACGAAGAGATCGAACTTTACATCCGCACCTACTATTCCCTCCTGCGCAGCAGCGGCGCCATCCGGGTGCGCAGCCTGGAGGAAACCCACGCGGCCATGAACTCCAGCCTGCACCAGCAGGCGGATAGCCCCGAGCTGGACGTGTCGGCCCTGGTCTACTGTGCCCTGCGCCTGCCGGATTGTGTCCCCTATGCCAGCCTGATCCTGATGGGCCAGATGGAGGATGTCTTCCACCGGGAAGGCTACCAGGTGGAGCGCTGGCAGCCAGTCCGGGCCCGGGCGCGGCGGCGGAAGTTCTACTTCAACCAGGAACAGGGGCTGCTGGCCGCCTTCATCGCCAGCGTCAGCGACATCGACGACCTGATCCCATGCCTGACCACCTTTCAGATCGAGTGGAACAAACTCCACCAGAAACTGAACAGCGGCGAACTGGGCATGCGCCTGCGCCAGATGGACATCGACGATGAATATCCGCCCATGTCTCTTCTGGAAGAGGTGCGCCATGCCCTGAACCTCTCCTCGGGCGATTTTGCCCGCCTGGGTCAGATCTGGCCGGGCCGGCAACTGGTCCACAACCTGCAGCGGGCCGCGTCCACCCGGCTGGATCTCCGCATCCAGGTGCTGGGGAGCGGCCTCAGCGATTACCGACGCAGCGTCCAGTATTGGTGGCGCAAGATTGAAGAGGCCTGCGCCCACTTGCAACTGGCCGATCAGCCCATCTATTTCGTCAGCAGCAATGTCCACAGCCTGGTCAACCTGGTTTCCGGTGTGGCCCAGGAGCTTCAGGATGAGCTGGTGGAGTTTGTGCGGCGCGAAAATCCCGAGGACTTGTGGCAGGAATATCAGGAGCTGAGCGACGGTGAACCGGGTGTGCTGGCCAACTTCTTCTACTACGTCTCCCGCCTGTATTTGAACGGCCGGGGCCGCAAGGAAAAGCTGCTGGAGCGGGTGGCCCAGCGGGAAAAGCGGGCAGGCATTATCCGCATCAGCGACCCCCACTGCCTGGACGTGGAGGCCCAGGTGATCCAGATCTCCCGCCTGCGTCGCAAGCGCATGGACCCCCGGCTTCAGATCTTCAGCGACGAGGAGTGGGAATTGCTCAAGGGCAGCGACGCCCTGATCTTCAACATCGACTATCCCCTGGGCATGGCCGCCTACCACATCTTCAGCCAGGTCTCCACCGCGGTGGATCGCATCCTGGGGGTGTACATCCTGGGCAAGGCGGCCACCCTCAATGGCCGGGTGGGGGACGTCATGATCCCCAACGTGGTCTACGACGAGCACTCCCGCAACTCTTACCTCTTCCGCAACTGCTTCACCGCCCAGGATGTGGCGCCCTTCCTGGCCTATGGCACGGTCTTCGACAACCAGAAGGCCGTGACCGTGCGAGGAACCATCCTCCAGAACCGCAATTTCATGCACGTCTTCTACGAAGAGGGCTACACCGACATTGAGATGGAGGCCGGGCCGTATCTGAGCGGCATCTACGAGGACATCTACCCCAAGCGCTACCCGGTGGATGAGATTGTCAACCTCTTCATCAACGCTCCTTACGACATCGGCCTCCTCCACTACGCCAGCGACACCCCCATCAGCCGGCGCCAGACGCTCCTGAGCAAGAGCCTGAGCTACTTCGGCGTGGACGCCACCTACGCCACGTCGGTGGCCGTGCTCCGGCGCATCCTCAGCCAGGAGATTGAGCGCCAGCGCCGGCTACAACGGGAGCGTCCACCCGTGGCCGAGGCCATGTCGACTGTCTGA
- a CDS encoding lysophospholipid acyltransferase family protein, whose product MKPPHDATRLWRTLWRVADALVPLYCRLHVAGREHVPATGGCVLACNHTMGPDYFFLAYASPRQVHYMAKAELFQIHPLLSRLLDAAGVFPVRRGQRDQVAIQRAVELVRSGRVLGMFPEGTRSRSGVLQRGRTGVARIALQAGVPVVPAVVIDAEKAMPGHWRPWRRPQVWVRFGPPLVGEGDPGDPAVLQAFTQAVMVAMAGLLPPERQGEYAAQLAAPR is encoded by the coding sequence GTGAAACCACCCCACGATGCCACACGACTCTGGCGCACCCTCTGGCGGGTGGCCGACGCCCTGGTCCCCCTCTACTGCCGCCTTCACGTGGCAGGCCGGGAGCATGTCCCTGCCACAGGGGGCTGTGTCTTGGCCTGCAACCACACCATGGGGCCGGACTATTTCTTCCTGGCCTATGCCTCTCCCCGCCAGGTCCACTATATGGCCAAGGCGGAACTCTTTCAGATCCACCCTCTCCTCTCCCGGCTGCTGGACGCGGCGGGCGTCTTCCCGGTGCGCCGGGGGCAGCGGGATCAGGTGGCCATCCAGCGGGCCGTGGAGCTGGTGCGTTCGGGACGGGTGTTGGGCATGTTTCCAGAAGGGACCCGCAGCCGGAGTGGCGTGTTGCAGCGGGGGCGGACGGGGGTGGCCCGCATCGCGCTCCAGGCGGGTGTGCCGGTGGTGCCGGCGGTGGTGATCGACGCGGAAAAGGCCATGCCGGGCCATTGGCGGCCCTGGCGGCGGCCCCAGGTGTGGGTCCGCTTTGGCCCACCGCTGGTAGGGGAGGGCGATCCAGGCGATCCGGCGGTGCTGCAGGCCTTCACCCAGGCGGTCATGGTGGCCATGGCCGGGCTGTTACCCCCGGAGCGACAGGGCGAGTACGCAGCCCAGCTGGCCGCGCCCCGCTGA
- a CDS encoding 2-oxoacid:ferredoxin oxidoreductase subunit beta has translation MNTTKRPAPSARAPKTNILGLEKNEYRGRPSTLCKGCGHDSISARIINAAWELGLDQTQVIKLSGIGCSSKTPAYFLGHSHGFNAVHGRMPSVATGALVANRTLTAIGVSGDGDTASIGIGQFKHAMRRNLPLVYIVENNGVYGLTKGQFSATADLGQQLKYAGVNDLPPLDICIEALAANATFVARSFAGDAKQVETLLKAALSHRGIAVLDIISPCVTFNNHETSTKSYSWGKEHEIPLHDLDFIPSYEEIEIDDYDDEVEIQLHDGSWIVLKKLAEDHDPTDRLAAYRVLEEARREQKLLTGLFYVNEEQPDMLELLNLVDEPLVSLPTELLRPSRESLEEVMAAL, from the coding sequence ATGAATACAACCAAGAGACCCGCTCCCTCTGCCCGAGCGCCCAAGACCAACATCCTGGGGCTGGAAAAGAACGAATACCGCGGCCGCCCCTCTACCCTGTGCAAGGGCTGTGGCCACGACAGCATCAGCGCCCGCATCATCAACGCCGCCTGGGAGCTGGGCCTGGACCAGACCCAGGTCATCAAGCTCAGCGGCATCGGCTGCAGCAGCAAGACGCCCGCCTACTTCCTGGGCCATAGCCACGGCTTCAACGCGGTGCATGGCCGCATGCCCTCGGTGGCCACCGGCGCCCTGGTGGCCAACCGCACCCTGACCGCCATCGGCGTCAGCGGTGACGGCGACACCGCGTCCATCGGCATCGGCCAGTTCAAGCACGCCATGCGCCGCAACCTGCCCCTGGTCTACATCGTGGAGAACAACGGCGTCTACGGTCTGACCAAGGGCCAATTCAGCGCCACCGCGGACCTGGGCCAGCAGCTCAAGTACGCCGGCGTGAACGACCTGCCGCCCCTGGACATCTGCATCGAAGCCCTGGCGGCCAACGCTACCTTTGTGGCCCGCAGCTTTGCCGGCGACGCCAAACAGGTGGAGACGCTCCTCAAGGCGGCCCTGAGCCACCGGGGCATCGCCGTGCTGGACATCATCAGCCCCTGCGTGACCTTTAACAACCACGAGACCTCCACCAAGAGCTATAGCTGGGGTAAAGAGCACGAGATCCCCCTGCACGACCTGGACTTCATCCCCAGCTACGAGGAGATCGAGATCGACGACTACGACGACGAAGTGGAGATCCAGCTCCACGACGGCTCCTGGATTGTGCTCAAGAAGCTGGCCGAAGACCATGATCCCACGGACCGCCTGGCGGCGTACCGGGTCCTGGAGGAAGCCCGCCGGGAGCAGAAGCTGCTCACGGGGCTCTTCTACGTGAACGAGGAGCAGCCCGACATGCTGGAGCTGCTGAACCTGGTGGACGAGCCGCTGGTCAGCCTGCCCACTGAGCTGCTCCGCCCCAGCCGCGAGTCGCTAGAGGAAGTGATGGCTGCTCTGTAA
- a CDS encoding 2-oxoacid:acceptor oxidoreductase subunit alpha, with protein sequence MSVMVQEAPSEQKTELVVNDFNINVATVNGSGSQTSNNVLIRSLFKMGIPVTGKNFFPSNIQGLPTWYNVRLSKDGYLARRDGIEVLVAMNGATVAEDMASVSPGGIILYDDTLPIAARRHDVKYYPMPVKELVKQADLPFNLRDYVANMVYVGYLAYLLEIDLEEIRNALAWNFGNKTKPIEMNYDMVMRAYQHAKEHVVNDQPYRVARMSGYNEDKILVDGNTAAALGALYNGVNLVSWYPITPSSSLAEAVNAYAPKLRRDPKTGKATYAIIQAEDELAAIGMVVGAGWAGARAMTATSGPGISLMAEFVGLAYFAEIPAVIWDIQRMGPSTGLPTRTSQGDILSAYYLSHGDTRHVVLFPATPAECFDFAGVAFDLAERLQTPVFVLSDLDLGMNLWISDRFTYPEKPMDRGKVLDEEALQKLGGSWGRYKDLDGDGIPYRTLPGNKHKLAAYFTRGTGHNEYAIYSERPDDWEHNLERIHRKFETARTLVPEPIIDQVDGAQVAILSLGSNDPAVAEARDRLRAAGVETSYLRLRALPHTQSVRDFMAAYDRVFVVENNYDGQLCQILASAEPDLASRLVSVARCNGLPLSARWIADTIRQHLDGDQAA encoded by the coding sequence ATGAGCGTAATGGTGCAAGAGGCTCCGTCTGAACAGAAGACCGAGCTCGTTGTCAACGACTTCAACATCAACGTGGCGACGGTCAACGGTTCAGGCAGCCAGACCAGCAACAACGTGTTGATCCGGTCCCTCTTCAAGATGGGAATTCCGGTCACCGGGAAAAACTTCTTTCCCAGCAACATCCAGGGCCTGCCCACCTGGTACAACGTCCGCCTGAGCAAGGATGGCTACCTGGCCCGGCGGGATGGGATCGAAGTGCTGGTCGCCATGAACGGCGCCACCGTGGCGGAGGACATGGCAAGTGTCTCCCCGGGCGGGATCATCCTCTACGACGATACCCTGCCCATCGCGGCCCGGCGCCACGATGTGAAGTACTACCCCATGCCGGTGAAGGAGCTGGTCAAACAGGCGGATTTGCCCTTCAACCTGCGGGACTACGTGGCCAACATGGTCTACGTGGGCTACCTGGCCTACCTACTGGAGATCGATCTGGAAGAGATCCGCAACGCCCTGGCCTGGAACTTCGGCAACAAGACCAAGCCCATCGAGATGAACTACGACATGGTCATGCGGGCCTACCAGCATGCCAAGGAACACGTGGTCAACGACCAGCCCTACCGGGTGGCCCGCATGAGCGGCTACAACGAAGACAAGATCCTGGTGGACGGCAACACCGCCGCCGCCCTGGGCGCGCTCTACAACGGCGTCAACCTGGTCTCCTGGTACCCCATCACCCCCTCCTCCAGCCTGGCCGAGGCCGTCAACGCCTACGCGCCCAAGCTGCGCCGGGATCCCAAGACCGGCAAGGCCACCTACGCCATCATCCAGGCCGAGGATGAGCTGGCCGCCATCGGCATGGTGGTGGGGGCCGGCTGGGCCGGCGCCCGGGCCATGACCGCCACCAGCGGCCCCGGCATCAGCCTCATGGCCGAGTTCGTGGGCCTGGCCTACTTCGCCGAAATCCCTGCGGTCATCTGGGACATCCAGCGCATGGGGCCCAGCACAGGCCTGCCCACCCGCACCTCCCAGGGCGACATCCTGAGCGCCTACTACCTGAGCCACGGCGACACCCGCCACGTGGTGCTCTTCCCAGCCACCCCGGCCGAGTGCTTCGACTTCGCCGGCGTCGCCTTCGACCTGGCCGAGCGACTCCAGACGCCGGTCTTCGTCCTCAGCGACCTGGACCTGGGCATGAACCTCTGGATCAGCGACCGCTTCACCTACCCGGAGAAGCCCATGGACCGGGGCAAGGTGCTGGATGAGGAGGCCCTGCAGAAACTGGGCGGCAGCTGGGGCCGCTACAAGGACCTGGACGGCGACGGCATCCCCTACCGGACCTTGCCGGGCAACAAACACAAGCTGGCCGCCTACTTCACCCGAGGCACCGGCCACAACGAGTACGCCATCTACAGCGAGCGCCCCGACGACTGGGAGCACAACCTGGAGCGCATCCATCGCAAGTTCGAGACGGCCCGCACCCTGGTCCCCGAGCCCATCATCGACCAGGTGGACGGCGCCCAGGTGGCCATCCTGAGCCTGGGCAGCAACGACCCGGCCGTGGCCGAAGCCCGGGATCGCCTGCGCGCGGCCGGCGTGGAGACCAGCTACCTGCGCCTACGGGCCCTGCCCCACACCCAGAGTGTGCGGGACTTCATGGCCGCCTACGACCGGGTCTTCGTGGTGGAAAACAACTACGACGGCCAGCTCTGCCAGATCCTGGCCAGCGCCGAGCCAGACCTGGCCAGCCGCCTGGTCTCCGTGGCCCGCTGCAATGGCCTGCCCCTGTCGGCCCGCTGGATCGCGGATACCATCCGCCAGCATCTGGACGGGGATCAGGCCGCGTAG
- a CDS encoding FadR/GntR family transcriptional regulator: MLQTLIDSEFLRYLVEQEFAPGDRLPPLAELSTQIGISVGKLREQLEVARMLGLVEASPRRGITRMEYRFLPPVRLSLLVALALDRRHFDAFSSLRAHLETAYWEEAVTSLTDEDKAYLRELVNTAKAKLNQQRIQIPYPEHRELHLTIFRRLHNPFVVGLLEAYWDAYEAVELNTYADYPYLQEVWDYHERIVDAIQAGDIPLGKQLLIDHMGLLSKRGISIETRRVPLAADAAAPS; this comes from the coding sequence ATGTTACAGACGTTGATCGACTCTGAATTCCTGCGCTATCTGGTGGAGCAGGAATTTGCGCCGGGAGACCGGCTCCCTCCGCTGGCCGAGCTGAGCACCCAGATCGGCATCAGCGTGGGCAAACTGCGGGAGCAGTTGGAAGTGGCCCGCATGTTGGGCCTGGTGGAAGCCAGCCCTCGTCGGGGCATTACCCGCATGGAATACCGCTTTCTGCCGCCGGTACGCCTCAGCCTGCTGGTTGCCCTCGCCCTGGACCGCCGTCACTTCGATGCCTTCAGCAGCCTGCGCGCCCATCTGGAAACCGCCTATTGGGAAGAGGCGGTGACTTCCCTAACCGACGAGGACAAGGCCTACCTCCGAGAACTGGTCAACACGGCCAAGGCCAAGTTGAACCAGCAGCGCATCCAGATCCCCTATCCGGAACATCGCGAACTTCACCTGACCATCTTCCGGCGCCTCCACAACCCTTTTGTGGTGGGCCTGTTGGAGGCGTACTGGGATGCCTACGAGGCGGTGGAGCTGAACACCTATGCGGACTACCCCTATCTCCAGGAGGTGTGGGACTACCACGAGCGGATTGTGGACGCCATCCAGGCGGGGGACATTCCCCTGGGCAAGCAGCTGCTCATCGACCACATGGGGCTGTTGAGCAAACGGGGCATCTCCATTGAAACCCGGCGTGTGCCCCTGGCCGCGGACGCCGCGGCCCCGTCTTAG
- a CDS encoding cupin domain-containing protein has product MREKREGYFVRPLDHAQVRPEKPFKHTFFQSERLLAGLNCLAPGQAQPLHDHADQDKFYLVLEGEGTFTVGDSRRRCGPGELILAPAGVPHGVENDGQERLTFLTVIAPAPPS; this is encoded by the coding sequence ATGAGAGAAAAGCGCGAAGGATATTTCGTGCGGCCCCTGGATCACGCCCAGGTTCGGCCGGAGAAGCCCTTCAAACACACCTTTTTCCAGAGCGAGCGGCTGCTGGCCGGGCTGAACTGCCTGGCCCCAGGTCAGGCCCAGCCCCTCCACGACCACGCGGACCAGGACAAGTTCTACCTGGTGTTGGAAGGCGAAGGCACCTTCACCGTGGGCGACAGTCGCCGGCGCTGTGGTCCCGGCGAGCTGATTCTGGCGCCGGCGGGCGTTCCCCACGGGGTGGAGAATGACGGCCAGGAACGGCTGACCTTCCTGACGGTGATTGCGCCGGCCCCTCCTTCGTAG